One region of Termitidicoccus mucosus genomic DNA includes:
- a CDS encoding TonB-dependent receptor, translated as MKKTFPPRLSSFGLLSGIIIMLVAGARLAAQTASGTIEGRVLDPASGDYLLNARVSVKDAGKEAFTDSAGYYQIRDVTPGTVTLEVFYTGFDPQTATVVVEAGKTAGADFSLRNVMRYGDGGTVIMDKFVVAATREEDAQAIAVNEQRFADNVKNVVAADAFGDIAEGNIGEFMKFVPGVSLEYGAGDASALVLRGIPSEYNAVSMDGNELASAASYGSGREFSLEQVSIVNAARVEVTKSQLPSNWANALGGSVNLVSKSSFERSKPQLKYKAFMTFSSDDYDLKKTGGPGDRQTHKVRPGGEFSYIKPVTKNFGFTVSALYSNQVGHERYSTPTWEFRPAYGASETNPYLRSYQLRDDPRETERQSYQLGVDWKPFSPLTLKLNYTYSSYDLFTGVNRLSFQHRTVTGAANILDAAPTDYDEHHMYSGKLNNGAETTETLQSPMWRKKYGDTHTVSGAANWRLGAWKGSIEGSFSKSVNYYRDTDHGFFSYADVRISQVQTNFDDIQKVRPGTITVSKGGEVKDWTKLANYNIINVESEHVNSADTRYNARANLRRDIRVGGVDGAVQIGVAYKKQIRDRGMDKKLWSYRGADGVADNADNTAAGIVNTNYLNKDMGFGWPASIEWVSLSKLYDLYREHPDWFVFNETHAYQQNALGSEYIEESIYGAYLQAEATAFRGRMKVVGGVRFEQTEDRGEGLLREGSVYITRGQKSSTSYDGWYPSIGVNYNIAANLIFRAAYGRTLGRPDFGNIIGRAEIIESSETISIRNPDLKPWESDNIDLSLEYYLKSGVISVGAFWKNIDNAFGSFTMIADETLLDEFGLSHQYAGWDMTSTFNVGSAKVSGIEANFNQRLNFKSLPRWVRGFSVFANGTWLDLEGERADFNKFIDKTVNWGVSYSYKRISARLNWNYRGKQHINYPNFGTDANGNPILAEAHTLPVTRLDANIEFRFTKWLALFFNGRDITHADLDRVKISANNPEYSQFYQRNKYSIKFTAGIRGTW; from the coding sequence ATGAAGAAAACCTTCCCGCCTCGCCTTTCCTCCTTCGGGTTGCTTTCGGGCATTATAATCATGCTGGTCGCCGGGGCCCGTCTCGCCGCGCAGACTGCATCGGGCACGATCGAGGGCCGCGTGCTGGATCCCGCGTCCGGCGATTATTTGTTGAATGCCCGGGTGTCCGTCAAGGATGCGGGCAAGGAGGCGTTTACCGACAGCGCCGGCTATTATCAGATTCGCGATGTCACTCCGGGCACGGTGACGCTTGAGGTCTTTTATACGGGGTTTGATCCGCAGACAGCGACAGTGGTTGTGGAGGCGGGCAAGACCGCCGGCGCCGATTTTTCACTGCGCAATGTGATGCGCTACGGGGACGGCGGGACAGTTATAATGGACAAGTTTGTCGTCGCCGCCACCCGCGAGGAAGACGCGCAGGCGATCGCGGTCAACGAGCAGCGTTTTGCCGACAACGTCAAGAATGTGGTCGCCGCCGACGCCTTCGGGGATATCGCCGAGGGCAATATCGGCGAGTTCATGAAATTCGTTCCCGGGGTGTCGCTGGAATACGGCGCGGGTGACGCCAGCGCGCTCGTGCTTCGGGGCATCCCAAGTGAATACAATGCCGTGTCCATGGACGGCAACGAACTGGCCAGCGCCGCGTCCTACGGCTCCGGGCGCGAGTTTTCGCTCGAGCAGGTGTCCATCGTCAACGCGGCGCGTGTCGAGGTGACGAAAAGCCAGCTGCCCAGCAATTGGGCAAACGCGCTCGGCGGCAGCGTGAACTTGGTGAGCAAGAGCTCCTTCGAGCGCAGCAAGCCGCAATTGAAATACAAGGCGTTCATGACGTTTTCCTCCGATGATTATGATCTCAAGAAAACCGGCGGGCCGGGCGACAGGCAAACCCATAAAGTCCGCCCGGGCGGGGAATTTTCGTATATAAAACCGGTCACGAAAAACTTTGGGTTCACAGTGAGCGCGCTATATTCCAACCAGGTCGGGCATGAACGTTATTCCACTCCCACTTGGGAGTTCAGGCCGGCTTATGGCGCGTCCGAGACCAACCCCTACCTGAGAAGTTATCAATTGCGCGACGATCCCCGCGAGACGGAGCGCCAGTCCTACCAGCTCGGCGTTGACTGGAAGCCGTTCAGCCCGCTTACCTTGAAGCTGAATTACACTTATAGTAGTTATGACTTGTTCACCGGCGTGAACCGCCTGAGCTTCCAGCACCGGACGGTCACCGGGGCCGCGAATATCCTGGACGCGGCGCCCACGGATTATGACGAGCACCACATGTATAGCGGAAAGTTGAACAACGGGGCCGAAACGACCGAGACGCTGCAATCGCCCATGTGGAGAAAAAAATACGGCGACACTCACACCGTTTCGGGCGCGGCAAACTGGCGATTGGGAGCATGGAAAGGAAGCATCGAAGGCTCCTTTTCCAAGTCCGTAAATTATTACCGCGACACCGACCACGGGTTTTTCTCCTACGCGGATGTCCGCATTTCCCAAGTGCAGACAAATTTTGACGACATTCAGAAAGTGCGCCCCGGCACGATTACCGTGAGCAAAGGAGGGGAGGTTAAGGATTGGACCAAGCTGGCCAATTACAATATAATCAATGTCGAGTCCGAGCATGTAAATTCGGCGGACACGCGATATAATGCGCGTGCCAATCTGCGGCGTGATATTCGCGTGGGAGGCGTGGACGGCGCTGTGCAGATCGGAGTCGCCTACAAGAAACAAATTCGCGACCGGGGCATGGACAAAAAGCTGTGGAGCTACAGGGGCGCGGATGGGGTTGCTGACAACGCCGACAACACCGCCGCCGGCATTGTGAATACAAACTATCTCAACAAGGACATGGGGTTCGGCTGGCCGGCCAGCATAGAATGGGTGAGCCTCAGCAAGCTGTATGACCTTTATCGGGAGCATCCGGACTGGTTTGTCTTCAACGAAACGCATGCCTATCAGCAAAACGCGCTTGGGAGCGAATATATCGAGGAGTCGATCTACGGGGCCTATTTGCAGGCCGAGGCGACCGCATTTAGGGGCCGCATGAAAGTGGTCGGGGGCGTGCGCTTTGAGCAAACCGAGGACCGGGGCGAGGGACTGTTGCGCGAAGGCAGCGTATATATAACAAGGGGGCAGAAGTCATCGACGAGTTATGACGGATGGTATCCCAGCATAGGGGTGAACTATAACATCGCGGCCAATCTTATCTTCCGCGCGGCGTATGGCAGGACGCTCGGGCGCCCCGATTTCGGGAATATCATCGGACGGGCGGAAATCATAGAAAGCTCCGAGACCATAAGCATACGCAACCCGGATCTCAAGCCTTGGGAGTCGGATAATATCGACCTCTCGCTTGAGTATTACCTGAAATCCGGCGTTATCTCGGTCGGCGCGTTCTGGAAAAACATCGACAATGCGTTCGGGTCCTTCACCATGATCGCTGATGAGACGTTGCTGGACGAGTTCGGCCTTTCCCATCAATATGCCGGCTGGGATATGACCTCCACCTTTAATGTCGGATCCGCCAAGGTGTCGGGTATCGAGGCAAATTTTAACCAGCGGCTGAATTTCAAATCCCTTCCACGCTGGGTGCGCGGTTTTTCTGTGTTTGCAAACGGCACCTGGCTGGATCTCGAGGGCGAGAGGGCGGATTTCAACAAGTTCATAGACAAGACGGTGAATTGGGGCGTTTCATATTCCTACAAACGGATTTCCGCCAGGCTGAATTGGAATTACAGGGGAAAGCAGCACATAAATTATCCGAACTTTGGGACGGATGCCAATGGCAACCCGATTCTCGCCGAGGCCCACACGCTGCCGGTCACGCGCCTTGACGCGAACATCGAGTTTCGTTTCACCAAATGGCTGGCGCTTTTCTTCAACGGCAGGGACATCACCCATGCGGACTTGGACCGCGTGAAAATAAGTGCAAACAATCCGGAATATTCGCAATTTTATCAAAGAAACAAATACAGCATCAAGTTCACCGCCGGAATTCGCGGCACATGGTGA
- a CDS encoding MGH1-like glycoside hydrolase domain-containing protein — protein sequence MNHPYINYEKELFPSAGWNTWSTRSALAHVLMPAALAVELSFCHYGMLHVISSASFGIRQRGATAGVRLSGVDIKTQPEGLEPGRHAYDGSYTSLTVVMGETRIRVESARVGDDGLVILVTPVGKFPLRPVSMIAEGSFLWNRPGCIVQTGPDCWRAHGMARGDVHIYCTGKRIRDPNAGHRSPYWVLELSGPAGIAAGGAPRTLDEIGRIIAKARAAEDAAHRRYGRLAELHAAYQACLAWNTFYEPAHERVITTSSRPWNVLRLGYGLFCWDTFTFAWMQAPDAPELARNSIREVFREMVDGEFIPNVANGSGRRSWDRSQPPLAGLTMLAIHEMAPDRGFLAAIFPALLAWNRWWDRARRNPRGLLSWGSHPFPPRIGDLAERLQPNTGRGAALESGMDNSPMYDDAPFDTRTHLMALSDVGLASLYITDCQALALLASELGLAAEASETTERAAFYTKNIAALWNPDAGVYQNRRTDTGEFSPRLSPTVFYPMLAGVATGEQSRSMVDNFLLHPEKFWGDWVLPSVPRDDPAFPEQLYWRGRVWPVLNFLVYLGLKRAGHNAAAAMLAERSRILFEQNWREHSGAFENYSAITGRATEEKFCDPMYAWSGLLVFMQLMEQKKVPIPSLLVADKPAAAPDRAPQR from the coding sequence ATGAATCATCCCTATATCAATTACGAAAAGGAGCTTTTCCCGTCCGCAGGCTGGAACACGTGGAGCACCCGCAGCGCCCTTGCACATGTGTTGATGCCCGCCGCGCTGGCCGTTGAGCTGTCCTTTTGCCATTATGGCATGCTGCATGTGATTTCGAGCGCGTCATTCGGCATCCGCCAGCGGGGTGCGACGGCGGGCGTGAGACTCTCCGGTGTTGATATCAAAACCCAGCCCGAGGGCCTTGAACCGGGGCGGCATGCCTACGATGGCAGTTATACTTCGCTGACGGTGGTGATGGGTGAGACCAGAATCCGCGTGGAAAGCGCCCGCGTCGGGGATGACGGGCTGGTCATCCTGGTCACTCCTGTCGGGAAGTTCCCGCTGCGCCCCGTGTCGATGATTGCGGAAGGCTCGTTTTTGTGGAACCGCCCCGGCTGCATCGTGCAAACCGGGCCCGATTGCTGGCGGGCGCACGGCATGGCGCGCGGCGATGTTCATATATATTGCACCGGAAAACGCATTCGCGATCCCAACGCCGGGCACCGCTCGCCCTACTGGGTGCTGGAACTTTCCGGGCCAGCCGGCATCGCCGCCGGCGGCGCGCCACGGACGCTGGATGAGATCGGGCGGATCATCGCCAAGGCCCGGGCCGCCGAGGATGCGGCGCACCGGCGTTACGGCCGGCTGGCGGAATTGCACGCGGCTTACCAGGCATGCCTCGCATGGAACACCTTTTATGAACCGGCGCACGAACGCGTGATCACCACCTCATCGCGCCCGTGGAATGTGCTGCGCCTCGGATACGGCTTGTTCTGCTGGGATACTTTTACGTTCGCGTGGATGCAGGCTCCCGATGCGCCGGAGCTGGCGCGCAACTCCATCCGCGAGGTGTTCCGCGAGATGGTCGATGGAGAGTTCATCCCCAATGTCGCCAATGGCAGCGGGCGCCGCTCATGGGACCGCTCGCAGCCTCCGCTCGCCGGGCTCACCATGCTGGCGATCCACGAGATGGCGCCGGATCGCGGATTCCTTGCGGCGATCTTTCCGGCCTTGCTGGCGTGGAACCGCTGGTGGGATCGGGCGCGCCGGAACCCGCGCGGACTGCTCTCGTGGGGCTCGCATCCCTTCCCGCCGCGAATCGGCGACCTCGCCGAGCGCCTCCAGCCCAACACCGGGCGCGGCGCCGCCTTGGAATCCGGCATGGACAACTCGCCCATGTATGACGACGCCCCGTTTGACACGCGCACGCATTTGATGGCGCTGAGCGATGTCGGGCTCGCGTCACTTTATATTACCGACTGCCAGGCGCTCGCGTTGCTGGCGTCGGAACTCGGGCTGGCCGCCGAAGCGTCCGAGACGACGGAACGGGCCGCGTTTTATACAAAAAACATCGCCGCGCTCTGGAACCCCGACGCGGGCGTGTATCAAAACCGGCGCACGGACACCGGCGAATTCAGCCCGCGCCTTTCCCCCACGGTGTTTTATCCCATGCTCGCGGGCGTGGCGACCGGGGAGCAGTCCCGCTCGATGGTGGATAATTTCCTGCTGCACCCGGAAAAGTTCTGGGGCGACTGGGTGCTGCCGTCCGTCCCCCGCGACGACCCGGCCTTCCCGGAGCAACTCTATTGGCGCGGCCGCGTGTGGCCGGTGTTGAATTTTCTCGTGTATCTCGGCCTCAAACGCGCGGGCCACAACGCCGCCGCCGCAATGCTGGCGGAACGCTCCCGGATATTGTTCGAGCAAAACTGGCGCGAGCATTCCGGCGCATTTGAAAACTATTCCGCGATCACGGGGCGGGCCACCGAGGAAAAATTCTGCGATCCCATGTATGCGTGGAGCGGGCTGCTCGTCTTCATGCAGCTCATGGAACAGAAAAAAGTTCCCATCCCGTCCTTGCTGGTTGCGGACAAGCCCGCGGCCGCGCCGGATCGCGCCCCGCAACGCTGA
- a CDS encoding MFS transporter, giving the protein MPAHPTSHYPDGRRWTIALAGTALQTCLGTVYAWSYFQKPIMAQYGWTNEAVTWVFSLAICFLGLAAAWGGLQLKTGRLAPRGIAVTGGALFALGHFIAAAALWKGLLWLLLLGYGAVGGAGLGLAYVVPVATAAKWFPDKKGFVTGMVVMGFGLGALLMSKVLAPVALRVFDGNLAVAFAAMGGVFAVLAPSAGAFMRNPPEKENTGASADKGRSGEAASASGPPPEAGSGGWIKFGLLWLLFFCNIFVGISIISFQSPLLQDLLRIRNPDIDAAALASAGATLIACGAIFNGLGRFLWGAVSDKIGQSLAFTLMLAGQIVAFLLLPRAASPVLFGALVCYVLLCYGGGFGAMPSYVLALFGQKRMALLYGMVLTAWSAGGVAGPKFMAWLRDHRPADAAPVAFYCSAALLACGLVLTLLPAIRTRRGA; this is encoded by the coding sequence ATGCCCGCTCACCCGACTTCTCATTATCCAGACGGCAGGCGCTGGACGATTGCGCTTGCCGGCACCGCCCTGCAAACCTGCCTGGGCACGGTTTACGCGTGGAGCTATTTCCAGAAGCCGATCATGGCGCAATACGGCTGGACCAACGAGGCCGTCACCTGGGTGTTCAGCCTGGCGATTTGTTTTCTCGGGCTCGCCGCGGCGTGGGGCGGGCTCCAGCTCAAGACCGGGCGGCTCGCGCCGCGCGGCATCGCGGTGACGGGCGGCGCGCTGTTCGCGCTCGGGCATTTCATTGCGGCGGCGGCGTTGTGGAAGGGGCTGCTCTGGCTGTTGCTGCTGGGCTACGGCGCGGTCGGCGGCGCCGGACTCGGGCTCGCCTATGTGGTGCCGGTGGCGACGGCGGCGAAGTGGTTCCCCGACAAGAAGGGTTTTGTCACGGGCATGGTCGTCATGGGCTTTGGCCTCGGCGCGCTGCTGATGAGCAAGGTGCTCGCGCCGGTGGCGCTGCGGGTGTTTGACGGAAACCTCGCGGTGGCGTTCGCGGCGATGGGAGGCGTGTTCGCCGTGCTCGCGCCGTCGGCGGGGGCGTTTATGCGAAACCCGCCGGAAAAGGAAAACACGGGCGCGTCCGCGGACAAGGGGCGGAGCGGGGAGGCGGCGTCGGCGTCCGGCCCGCCGCCGGAGGCCGGGAGCGGCGGCTGGATAAAGTTCGGCCTGCTGTGGCTTTTGTTTTTTTGCAACATTTTCGTCGGCATCTCGATCATCAGTTTCCAGTCGCCGCTCCTGCAGGATTTGTTGCGTATCCGGAATCCGGATATCGATGCGGCGGCGCTGGCCTCGGCGGGCGCCACGTTGATCGCATGCGGCGCGATTTTCAACGGGCTGGGCCGTTTTCTCTGGGGCGCGGTATCGGACAAGATCGGGCAGTCGCTCGCGTTCACGCTCATGCTTGCCGGGCAGATCGTGGCCTTCCTGCTGCTGCCGCGCGCGGCCTCGCCGGTGCTGTTTGGCGCGCTGGTGTGTTACGTGCTGCTTTGTTACGGGGGCGGTTTCGGCGCGATGCCGTCGTATGTGCTGGCGCTGTTCGGCCAGAAGCGCATGGCGTTGCTTTACGGCATGGTGCTCACGGCGTGGTCGGCGGGAGGCGTCGCCGGGCCGAAGTTCATGGCGTGGCTGCGCGACCACCGTCCCGCCGACGCGGCTCCGGTGGCGTTTTATTGCAGCGCGGCTCTGCTCGCGTGCGGTCTTGTGCTGACGCTCCTGCCGGCCATCCGCACGCGCCGGGGCGCGTGA